DNA sequence from the Chitinispirillales bacterium ANBcel5 genome:
GTATTAGAACTTGAGGATGTTCACTTGGCGCAGGGTTTGAACTATTTAACCGCCTATAATCTCGAAATTGGACTCCTTATAAATTTTGGTGGAACAAGACTCGTATTTAAAAGACTGTTTAGAAAAAACAGGAGTTTCCCGAGTGGGGAAAAAGTGGAATCAATATGAAAAATTAAGCTTTACACTATATAGATAATAGAAAAAGTGTGTTGTAGTGTATCTGTCGTGGTAAATGAAAGGGAACTGGTAAACCAGTTCCCTTTTTTACACTTAATGCACAATCGCGGAAAAAACTTCACTGTATCTGTTACCATTTAAACGGATTATATAAGCGCCTTTAGAAAGGTTGTTAATAGTGATCTGATTTTTACCATTTAAAAGATCACTTTTTACCGCTCTTCCGTTGATTCTGAATAAGCTGTATTCTGTAAATCGCTCCGGATTACTGATGTTTAGCCTTATTCCATTAGGTATAGGAGATACTCCCACTGATCTTGTTGGAGAGGAGGAAACACGGCGTTGTGATCCAATACTAGTGGCTATTTCAATTGTTGTCTCAAAATTTATCCAGTTAACATTATAAAGACCACTACCGTCCCCATCACCGGTACCACTGAATTCAAGGCGTAGTGTATGATGGCCCGAATCAATGAACACATCCTCAATGGTGTGCTCTTCCCAATTATGCCAGCCATCAGTGTTGTTTACATCGACATTGCCAATTTCTGAATCATTTAGAAGAATTCGTATCGTACCACCTTCTGTTTGTGTTGCCGCGGAAATTGTAATTGAGTAATCACCTTCGTGTTGTAAGGTTAGATCATTGTATTCAACCCAATCGCCATCATCAATCCAGCCGATATTTTGTCCATCTTCAATTTGAACACCGGACATATCGGTGTAATCTCTGGCCATGACTCTTTCGCTAATAGTAAAAGTGGCGCCGTTTTCTCCACCATAATTATCCTGCGCGCCATACTCTCTGAGGTAGTCCCTTAAAAGTCTTCCCGATTCATTAAGATCACTATCACTCCAGTTGCCGTCTGGGGTTGCATGAGGAAGCAGAGCCGCAGAGTATTCATCTATGTTAGAAAGTGACCATGCACACCAACTGAGATGGTGCTCATCCATAAATTCCATCCAGAGGGCTGTCTCTTCAGGAAATATTCCTGGTTCAAATCTTCCACCACAAGCTGCTGTGGTTCCCCATTCCGAAACAAACAAAGCAACACCTTCGTTTAAAGCCTCTCTTGCGACATCGCGATGCCAATCTCCGTGAGTACCGGCATAAAAGTGAAGCGAGTAGGCGACATTGGGATCGTCAATTGGGTTATGAGCAGCTACATCCACGCGTTGACACCATACCGGTGTACCTGCAATCACCAGATTGTCAGAATATTCACGAATCGCGGCAATTACCTCTTCATGGTAAGGTTTAACATGCTCTTCCCAGTATCCTTCTGAGTATTCAGGCCCAATAGGTTCATTTAGGGGTTCAAATATTACGTTTTCGTACTGTCCATACTCCCGGGCCATATAACTGAAAAATTCAACAGCTTCTTCAACATGATCTGATGGTCTTTGATCAAACTCCCAGTTATCGTATCCATGCCAATCGATAATTACATAGATACCCCTGTTTATAGCTGCTTCTATAACGTCTTTGACAATCCCCAGTTGAAATTCCCTTTCGTCATCGACCATGTATCCTACCCAACCAGGATTATCACCTTCTCTCACAGCCATAGCTGTCCTGATTACACTCACTTTCCAGTCATCTACCAGAGTATTTACTACATCTTCATTATAAAAATGTTCTCCACCCCAAACACTCCAGTAAAGGCTCATACCTCTTAGCTGCACAGGAATATTGTAATGCTCATTTACAATCCTGTTACCATCAACACGTAACCTCCCATGCCTGGCAACAGGGGTGGCAGCGTTTGAGCTAAACACTAACACTGCTAGTATGGTGAAAAATTTAATCATTCGGCTTAATTTCATTAATGCCTCCCTTTAGCGCTTAAATTGAAATTGATTATTTTCAAAGTTAGTAGTATAATTTATGAAGTTAAATCATAGTGTCTAATTTTTATCATAGTAGTTAGAAATACGCTTTTTGTTTTCATATTTCTGCTCTGCTGTTTTACTCTGTTTGCACCAATGGGGCTTATTGGTACCATTATTTAGTATTTAAAGCCAAGCTTTAGGTTTAACACTCAGAACCAATTTGAAGAAAATATTGTAGAAAATTCGTTTAGATAAATAAACAGGCCAAAAAACGCCCTTAAATGATTTAGTGAGTAAGCAAGCTGTATAAATGTTATAAAAAAGCGTTAATACCATATCATATCAATGGTTTAAATTTTTAGGGAAAAAAGTTTACTGTAACTCAATTGCCTGAGGCACTATCCATAATTTATACTAATTAAGAGGAGTTAATATGAAAAATAATGTAAAAACAACAAAAACGTGCGCAATTGCTGCAGATTATCCTCAGGCATTCCACTATACTATGCTTGCTCTAAACCTATTTCTACTACACTTATTTCTACACCTGCTGAGCGGCATTTAACTGGTAATTAAAATGAAAAAATAGAAAAAAGGCCTGCTCAGAAAGAGCGGGCCTTTTTTTATACCCTTGAGGAGAGGAAAATAATGGAAAAATATCAGTCTATCAGTGCGATCCGGAATACTAACCGAAGCTGGCCCGATAAGGGTATCACCCAAGCCCCGCAATGGTGTAGTGTTGATCTCAGGGATGGTAACCAGGCGCTTGTGAACCCAATGTCGCCGGAACAGAAACTTAAATTCTTTAAAATGCTTGTGAATGTAGGCTTCAGGGAGATAGAAATATGTTTCCCCTCTGCTTCCAAAGCTGATTATGATTTCACAAGAAAACTCATTGATGAAGGACATATTCCCAGGGATGTTACAGTACAGATACTTACACAGGCCAGAAAACACCTTATTGAGAAGAGTTTTGATGCTTTAAGGGGAGCAAAAAGAGCCGTTATCCATCTTTATAACTCCACTTCACCAGCACAACGTGAGATTGTGTTCAGAAAATCCAAAAAAGAGATTATTGATCTTGCGGTTGATGGAGCAATGATGGTTCGGGAGTGTGCGCAAAAACATGATGGAGAGATTGTACTTGAGTATTCACCCGAGAGTTTTTCACAGACCGAAGTAGCATTCGCGTCTGAAATTTGCAGTGCGGTTGTTGAAGCGTGGGCTCCTGAAGAAGATGAACAGGTGATAATAAACTTGCCATCAACAGTGGAGGTCGCATCACCACATGTATTTGCCGATCAGATAGAGTATATGCACCGCACCATAGCACAGCGAGACCGGGTGATCCTTAGTGTTCACACCCATAATGACCGGGGATGCGCTGTGGCCGCAGCCGAGCTTGCACAGCTTGCAGGTGCTCAGCGGGTTGAGGGTACATTGTTTGGCAATGGTGAACGAACAGGTAATGCTGATCTTATCACCATGGCTCTCAACTGTTTTTCTCAGGGTATAGATCCAAAACTTTCTTTAACTGACCTTGCTTATATAGAAAAGGTGTACAGCGAGTGTACCGAAATGAGCGTCTCACCTCGTCACCCCTATGCTGGTGAGCTTGTATTTACGGCATTCTCGGGCTCACATCAGGATGCGATCAGTAAGGGGTTGGCCAACTATAATGAAAAAGGGGGAGTGTGGAATGTACCCTATCTTCCAATAGATCCGGGAGATATTGGAAGAAGTTATGAAGCGATCATTCGAATCAACAGTCAATCCGGAAAAGGCGGCAGTGCTTATATTCTCGAACAGTTTTATGGCTTCAAAGTTC
Encoded proteins:
- the leuA gene encoding 2-isopropylmalate synthase, with protein sequence MEKYQSISAIRNTNRSWPDKGITQAPQWCSVDLRDGNQALVNPMSPEQKLKFFKMLVNVGFREIEICFPSASKADYDFTRKLIDEGHIPRDVTVQILTQARKHLIEKSFDALRGAKRAVIHLYNSTSPAQREIVFRKSKKEIIDLAVDGAMMVRECAQKHDGEIVLEYSPESFSQTEVAFASEICSAVVEAWAPEEDEQVIINLPSTVEVASPHVFADQIEYMHRTIAQRDRVILSVHTHNDRGCAVAAAELAQLAGAQRVEGTLFGNGERTGNADLITMALNCFSQGIDPKLSLTDLAYIEKVYSECTEMSVSPRHPYAGELVFTAFSGSHQDAISKGLANYNEKGGVWNVPYLPIDPGDIGRSYEAIIRINSQSGKGGSAYILEQFYGFKVPKEMGPELGAAIQRCADEKGAELLHSEIYECFRKEFINLSGGCSLVSIENQPKTRHNTDKPHGVNVKATVIIDGQSREISGSGNGTIDAFTRALKTIAIDVKVLSYSEHSLSEGSQAGAAAYMCVQRGDGVSRFGVGVDTDITTASVKALVSAINRP
- a CDS encoding cellulase family glycosylhydrolase; its protein translation is MKLSRMIKFFTILAVLVFSSNAATPVARHGRLRVDGNRIVNEHYNIPVQLRGMSLYWSVWGGEHFYNEDVVNTLVDDWKVSVIRTAMAVREGDNPGWVGYMVDDEREFQLGIVKDVIEAAINRGIYVIIDWHGYDNWEFDQRPSDHVEEAVEFFSYMAREYGQYENVIFEPLNEPIGPEYSEGYWEEHVKPYHEEVIAAIREYSDNLVIAGTPVWCQRVDVAAHNPIDDPNVAYSLHFYAGTHGDWHRDVAREALNEGVALFVSEWGTTAACGGRFEPGIFPEETALWMEFMDEHHLSWCAWSLSNIDEYSAALLPHATPDGNWSDSDLNESGRLLRDYLREYGAQDNYGGENGATFTISERVMARDYTDMSGVQIEDGQNIGWIDDGDWVEYNDLTLQHEGDYSITISAATQTEGGTIRILLNDSEIGNVDVNNTDGWHNWEEHTIEDVFIDSGHHTLRLEFSGTGDGDGSGLYNVNWINFETTIEIATSIGSQRRVSSSPTRSVGVSPIPNGIRLNISNPERFTEYSLFRINGRAVKSDLLNGKNQITINNLSKGAYIIRLNGNRYSEVFSAIVH